The region ATCAGTAGAAATGCTAGTGCTGCTTGTGGGACAAGTAGTTTCCAGAATTAAAATGACTTCCCAGGTGCTAGGGGTCAGAGTTCAAATCTATTTGGAAGGCAGTACTCTTGTTTCCAGAACCTTAGCAGTGAGAAGGCCTGGAAGAAAATGCTTTTAGTTTTCTAATCTCTGGTACAAGAAGATACATCAAATCAGAGGGTCTCCTAATGTTGTTCTTCTCGCTACAGTCACTGGCCTCCATGATGTCGATGAGTATATGCAGGCTCAGCTTCTGCTAGCGGTGAGTAACCCTGGTGATTGCCCCTGCTATCCTTTAGCCCTCtcttggctgcctctgcctcaaccACCACCGTACCCATCTGTCCTTCCCACAGGCTCTCAACATTGCTACACATGTCTTGAAGCTAGGGGGCTGCTTTGTAGCCAAGGTGAGCCTTGGGGGACATGGGGGAGTGTTGAGAAAGGTCTGGGGGGGCAGGCATCCTTACCTCTCCATCTTGCCTTCCACACCCTACAGATATTCCGGGGCCGAGATGTAACGCTGCTCTATAGCCAGCTGCGTATCTTCTTCTCCAGTGTGCTCTGTGCCAAGCCAAAGAGCAGCCGGAACTCCAGCATTGGTCAGTGGCATGTCACCCCCTGATAGGCAAGGGGGTGACTGGGCATGTGTCCATACAAGATTGAGGTGACAGAGTCACCCCCTCACTCTAGGTTCTCCCCCACAGAGGCCTTTGCTGTTTGTCAGGGTTATGACCCTCCTGAGGGCTTCATTCCAGACCTGACCCGACCCCTGCTGAACCACTCGTACGGTGAGAGCTAAAGCTGGTGGCCCATGCCTGGGGAAACTGCACCAGCCCCATGCACGTAATGTCTCTTGAGGGCCCTCAGTCTCCCACCCTGATGGCAGTTCCACCCCCTAATGGGTATTTTGTATTAATGGGAGCTTTGGTTCAGATAGTTCTCCAATGGTAGCTCTTGGTCCTGGTGGAAATTCTGTTGCAGCAAACTCCTAAGCATTCACCCAGGGAAGATTCTACCTGTCTATCTTAGGAAAACCTTCAGTCACTGCCCTCAGGTGGAAACCGCACATGTGTTAGACATGTTCCCCATGTAGGTCTGTACCCTTGCCCCTGATGGGCAAAGGCAGATCCCATTTGAGTGAGACAAGATCCTGATAGAATGTGctggttaaagtgcttgctgggtGGGCATAGTGCAGTGCAAAGCAAGACCGGGGGCTGACATTTAGAATCAGTGATCAGACAAACCCCCTGTGAAGGGGATCCACACTAAAAGACTAGTTGATGGTGGACCAGTTAGGGAGGAAGGAACTTAATGTTCCTGTACCCTGCGTCCTAACTGGCCTTGCCCTCAGTCTTCACTCTGCCTCTTTCTAAGATTTAGATTTCAACCAGCTGCATGGTCCTGCCCGTTTTATTGTACCCTTTGTGGCCTGTGGGGACCTCAGCGCCTATGATTCGGATCGCAGTTACCCTCTGGATGTGAGTGTCCAATCATCAGGATGTGGGGTCAGGGAGACTGGGAGTCTCAGCCCCTCATCATCTCCCTGCCTCTTGTGTCCCACAGCTAGAAGATGGCTCTGAGTACAAATATACTCCGCCCACACAACCCCCCATCGCACCCCCATACCAGGAGGCCTGCAGGTTGAAGAAGAATGGGCAGCTGGCCAAGGAACTGCTCCCCAAAGAATGCCCCATTAACAAAGTAGACAAGTTGCCCCAGCCTCTGACTGTCCCTCAGGGTCATACCCTGCTGTCCCCCAAGGTATGGATATTCACTTCTGAGCCCACCATGACCCTTTCCCAATATGCCTATTTCTATCCTGATTCAACGTGGTTCTTTCCTGCTTGCAACAATTATAGGAATCAGTAGGTCAGCCCACTGACAAATGGAAAATGTAACCAAATAACCaagtcccttttctttttctttggcagGTGGAAGACGATGAAATAAATTGTTCACCTTAACAATTTAAGGtaaatttgcctttttttctaaAGTTCAAATAAAGGGCACCTTTAGGAAAAAGCTGAATGGGGACTgcaagctggctcagtggttaagcggggctggagagatggctcagaggttaagagcactagctgttcttccagaggtcctgagttcaattcccagcaaccacatggtggctcacaaccatctgtaatgagatctggtaccctcttctggcctacaggcatacatgcagacagaatactatatacataataaataatcttttaaaagaatttttaaaaaaagagtaggtACTGCGCTTGCataggatccaagtttggttcccagcactcacgtctggcagctcacaactgcctgtggctCCGCCTCCATGGGATTGGACAgatctggcctccctgggcacctaCATTCACAAGCACATGCCCAGGACATGGACATACAcgtaattacaaataataaaaatagttggGTAGGTGGCacttatctttaatcccagccctttgtggggggaggggaagcaggcaagtctctacaagtttgaggctaacgtGGTCTGAacagttctaggatagccaaggatacataataagaccctgtctttaaaagaagaaaaacatttcagtggtttggagatatagctcagtgtgtagagtgcttgcttagaatatacaaagccctaggttcaatctccagcaccatatGAAAAACCAGGCAGGCCGGGCATGGTtatgcatgcctttagtcccagcactgaagaggcagtgagtggcaggtagatctcttgtgatttcaaggccagcctctggtctatagagtgagttctgagacagccagggctgttatacagagaaaccctgtctccaaaaacatcaaaaacaagCATGTAGTGCCTatattcctagcactcagaaagctgcaAGACAAGAATCAGAACATCCTCAGATACATAGCAGGCTTGAaaccatcctgagctacatgaaaatctgtctcaaggggctggagaaatggctcagcggttaagagcactgactgctcttccagaggacctgggttcatttcctagcaccca is a window of Arvicola amphibius chromosome X, mArvAmp1.2, whole genome shotgun sequence DNA encoding:
- the Ftsj1 gene encoding putative tRNA (cytidine(32)/guanosine(34)-2'-O)-methyltransferase isoform X1, producing MGRTSKDKRDVYYRLAKENGWRARSAFKLLQLDEEFNLFQGVKRAVDLCAAPGSWSQVLSQKVGGQSSGRVVAVDLQAMAPLPGVIQIQGDITQLSTAKEIIQHFEGCPADLVVCDGAPDVTGLHDVDEYMQAQLLLAALNIATHVLKLGGCFVAKIFRGRDVTLLYSQLRIFFSSVLCAKPKSSRNSSIEAFAVCQGYDPPEGFIPDLTRPLLNHSYDLDFNQLHGPARFIVPFVACGDLSAYDSDRSYPLDLEDGSEYKYTPPTQPPIAPPYQEACRLKKNGQLAKELLPKECPINKVDKLPQPLTVPQGHTLLSPKVEDDEINCSP
- the Ftsj1 gene encoding putative tRNA (cytidine(32)/guanosine(34)-2'-O)-methyltransferase isoform X2, producing the protein MGRTSKDKRDVYYRLAKENGWRARSAFKLLQLDEEFNLFQGVKRAVDLCAAPGSWSQVLSQKVGGQSSGRVVAVDLQAMAPLPGVIQIQGDITQLSTAKEIIQHFEGCPADLVVCDGAPDVTGLHDVDEYMQAQLLLAALNIATHVLKLGGCFVAKIFRGRDVTLLYSQLRIFFSSVLCAKPKSSRNSSIEAFAVCQGYDPPEGFIPDLTRPLLNHSYDFNQLHGPARFIVPFVACGDLSAYDSDRSYPLDLEDGSEYKYTPPTQPPIAPPYQEACRLKKNGQLAKELLPKECPINKVDKLPQPLTVPQGHTLLSPKVEDDEINCSP